The DNA sequence CTTGATGCGAAGCCTGAGCCAACTCCTGCGTACGCGAAATGCCGTCGCTATAATCGCGACGCATTCACCGGTCGTTCTGCAGGAAATCCCTGGGTCCTGTGTATGGAAGGTTTTTCGCAGCAAGCTCGCATCAGAGAAAAAGCGCCCTGACACTGAGACATTCGGAGAAAATGTAGGCGTCCTGACCCGAGATGTCTTCCGTCTTGAGGTCTCTCGATCAGGGTTCCACACAGTACTGTCCGAGTTGGTCGGGCAAGGAGGGACGTACGATGGAATTATGGAGAAGTTGGGCGGAAGTCTAGGTAATGAGGCTCGGGGAATTCTCAAAGCGATGATTATCAATCGTGATGAGAAGCCTAAGGAAGAATGAAGAGGTTAGACGCGCCGCCTTATGCGTCAATAGATCTGTACGATGAAAGCGTGGCAGGATTGACGGATGGGGTACTTCAAACGAAGTTTTTGGACAATCGACCGGCTGTCGTCGAAGCGTACAGAAGGTTTGATGAAAGCTCTCAGACCAAAACTTGGTGCTATCTCCCTAGGGCTGTTCGCGGGCACTCGGAGGTGATCATTTTGGGCACCCTCTCAAAAGGGGAATTGGTTAGCCTATACGATGATGGCGTTGTGAAATCTAAGGGGCAACCAAGGAACATCTACGATCAGATCAAATTGTCCGCCCGTGAAGAGTGCCCATATTGTGGAGGATCGGGGGAAATGGGAGAAGAAGGTGAACTAGCCACTGCAGATCACTTTTTGCCTAAGGCATATTTCCCAACTTACGCCGTTCTGCCACTAAATTTGGTTCCCGCATGCCAAGTATGCAACAGAGGGATGGGAAGTAGTTTCCCGACGGATGAGAACTCCCAGCCACTGCATCCGTACTTGGACGAAGACCATTTTTTTCTTGAGAAATGGACATCTGCATCCATTCGTCATGAAGAGCCTTTGGTCGTTGATTTTGAGGCGAGGCCACCAGCTGGTTGGCTCGAAAAGGACCGACAACGTGTCGTAGCACACTTCAACGCTTGCAATCTTGCGAAACGGTACCGCTCTCGCGTATGGACGGAACTCACTCCGTTGATATCTCAGCGCAAGTCCACACTAAGAAAATTTAGCGCAGAGCAACTCCGCGAGCACCTTTTAGTGATCGCGAATGAGCCGAACTTACCGATAAATGGTTGGAAGCGGACGCTGTATTCTGCCTTGGCTGCCTCGCAATGGTTCTGCGAAGCAGATTTTGCTTGAGAGCGTGACACTTCCGAACTGTGACCAAGCCGCTGTGCCTTAATGCCACCGCTTCAAAACGGCAGCCCAGCATGTGAGGATCCCTCTTGTGATGTCTATAGGTATGGCCGGAACCAGTGGGTCCGGTGGGGCTCTCGGCAATAGGAGAGGGCCTTCAGCCACCGTCCCTGCTGATCCCTCATACCCACAGAGATGGTGGTTTGCGTCCGATCGCGACCTGCGTACTTGCACAAAATGCATGTAACTCTGATCTCACGTTTCGGATGACCGCGACCAAAGCGCTTTACGAGGTCATATAGGTCTAGGCGAACCGGTACATCGCATTTGTCGCATTTGGGGTTGTTGCACGTCGCGAAGAGACCGAACGCGAGATCATCGCGGATCATGTCCTCCACGCCGCCCAGCGTCCAAGGGTCCATGACCAGCTCTCTCACAACCGCCACACTGCGTTATCTCAAAATAGGAACATAAACCTATTTGGATGAGCGTGGCGAGTCTTTCGTCTCACCCCATAGTGCGGTCTCGACTCCACGCCTCGCCAGGCGCATGGTATCAAGGTTGTCGCGCAAGTGACGTTAAAGTGTCGTCATTTGTCGCCATACTGTCGCTATAATGTCTTTGTGGTGCAGCTAACCTGCCGTCGGCGCAATTCTCGGGGGATGCGATGAATAAGCCATCAAATAAAAGGAGGCCAAGCATGGCACTTGATGGTGAAAAACTGCGCAATCTTCGCGCTGCAAAGGGAATGTCCCAAGAGAAACTGGCGATATTGGCTAACGTCAATAAGCGCACGATCCAGCGAGCCGAAAAGGGCGATTCAGTCGGACTGGAAACAGCTGCCTTTATCGCTGAGGCAGTCGGAGTTTCCGCTGCTTCTTTGCGCGGGCGTCAGCCTGATCTCTTCGACGTTGACAAAAAAGAGTGGGACGAAGTCGTTTTGGTTCCTGTCAATTCTGGGCGGCGTGTCATCGACGCGTTGCGCTCAAGCCACGACGCGGAAATTTCATTCGATGTAGAGCCAACTCAAGACAACATCGAACCATTGGCGAAACTTGCTGGGATGTTGGAACCGTTCAATCCCAATCCATGGGAAAACCCACATGAACGGTACGAACCTGCGCAAGCGGAGGTTTTACAAAAGCAGGCAGACGTAAACACGCTTCTTCCGTCACTTCTAGAAATGGGTATCAACGTCTATCTGGGAACGTACCAAGCAGGGCGGCAAATTCCATCCTATGACATGCATGAGGGCATGATGTCTCGCCGCGTCAGAGCACCGATTGAGTCGGTTCCGGTTTCGTTGGTGGTTGTAAGCGATACATCATCATCGCACCTTTTGAGAAAGCCTGATGACGTTTACACAGAACCTAAGGGCGATGGTGTGGACTTGGAAGACGATATTCCGTTCTAAGTTCATGAGACACTTTTTGAAGTGAGTGTTTTCGCTGATGCAACAAACTGCAGTTTCGTCGGTGTTGCGGTCACCCGACCAATGCTCGGGTGGGGGTTCGAAATGTTGGAGCCAGACCACTAGCATTAGTGGCGTTTGCAACTATCGCTGAGCATCATGGCGGATCGTTGCCATGGTGGACTTGGATCGAATGTTTGTTATTGCCAGTCTTTCATCTCTCCCCGTGCGGCGCTCTCAACTCCCCGCCTCGCCTGCGCGCTTTGTGGATCGTTTTTTCTTCAACTGCAGTGGCGATAAACACCTGCACGCCAAAGGGAATGGGATCGGTTGCTTGTCGGTTATAACTCCGCAAAATTGGGTGTGGATTTGATGCACCGAGAGGCAGCCCGTTCACCCTCAAGCAAGTCGCTGGGACAAAAAGTACCCCACCTCCTCCGGAAAAGGGTAACCCGGGTCACTAGGCCAAAAATGGCACCTAACTTATTGATATTGTTGAGGTTCGTGGTGACCCCTAAAAGGTCACCAAAGGTAACCCAAAAGGTAACCGTTTCTAACCTATTGAAATAACTTACTAATTTTTTTGAGCTGGTGACCCTTCCAAAAGGTAACCGGTCACCTTTTGGTGACCTTTTGACATTCGAAATTTCCCTTTAAAAACAACGTGGTCACCTTTGTGACCTTTGTCACCTTTTTCCGACGGCCAAATTTTTTTTCGACTACTCTTCTGCAGCGGCCAGAAAATTGTGCGCCCTTTGGAGGCGACTGTGCCCACTCAACCATCATCAAAGTGATTGATTTCAAATAAATCAGTAGACGGAATAAAGGGGCGCTAGGGGGTGCAAAAAAAGTGGGACACTTTCGTCATAAACATAAGTAAACACTAGAAAATAAAAGTGTCCCACCGGCGCGTAAGTCACTGACAAATAAAAACCGTTGGAGCTCGCCCCCGGGCACCACTTTTCTCTCAAAACAGCATCTGTTGCGAATGTGAATGCCAAGCTTTCTGATTTACTCAGGCAGGGGGCAAACCATAACGTGACCATCTAACACCGCCCCGACAATCAGCGTGTTGTTATGCATAGCGCCGATGCTCGCAGCGTTGATCTCTCCTGCTGTAGAGACAAATACGTCCGACCTTTCCAGGGTCTTGGGGTCGACCTTCACGATGTGGGAGGGCGCATCGACATTTGCGTCCCGTGTATGCGCGGCATAGTCAAATATCCGAGTATGTCCGGCAATCCAAAGGTTGCCATTCTCATCGACATCAAAATTGTCAGGTGCGGTATTGAGATCAATCGTGGAACGCCCTGTTAGCGCGCCTGTCTCAGCGTTTCTGTCAAAGGCGCTGATGCGGCGCTTAAGAACTTCAGCAATGTAGAGAATGCCCCCGTCTGGAGAAAGATTGATTCCATTGGCGTAGACGAGACGGTCCTTAATCAGCCGTCCCTCGCGACCATCAAAATAGACCGCGGAAGCCCACGGCAAAGCGAAGAACTGTTCTAGAACCGATAAAACCCCGCTCTTATAACCACGGCTGTTGGAGGCGTAGAAAGACCGCGGGCCGACCGCCACGACATCATTGGGCAGGTACATTGCGTCAAACGATATGCTCTCCAAATGCTCCAGCGCACCTGCCACACCAACACTGAATATCTCAACGGAGTGAGCCCCAGCTGCCGTATGGCTGATGGCGAACAATCGAGTCTCACCGGCGTCTTGCCATAGGCTGATACCGTGTGGATGAAAATCAGGCATGTTGTTTGGAGACACCCGGATCACCGCAGATGGATCAGAGAGGGCGAAAGCATAAATTCCATCATTTGCGTTATCTCGAACCGTGCGCCTGCGATCCGTCGCTGAGACAAATGCAACACCCGTCGCCCGATCAATAACAACATCTTCTGTACCTGCGTGAACAGGCACCTTCATGCAACGCTCGACAAGCTTGGGGTCCAGGGCTTGGAATTTGCCTGATACGGGAACGACAACGGATAGAATCCAGGCAACCATGAGGCCAAGAACCGCTGCAAATGCGATTGAGATCTTTTTGAACATTGTTGGTCCTGTGAATGACGGGCCGTGCTTTTCTGCCGGCAATTTCTACCAGATAGCTTTTTCGCCAGCGGGAAACCAGCGCAATTTGCTATTTTTGGCGCTGTAGACCGCCTCCCAGAACATCAAAACATGTATGTGTTTTTGCGCGGGTAGCGCAGTTGTTAGAGCATGCGACCGAAAACCGCCGCGTCGGTGGTTCGAATCCGCCCTCGGATGATGTTCCCAAAAATTTGATCTATGGCTTCAGACGAGAAGCGTCCAATTGTTGTGGATGTGTGTGTGAGACCTGAGCAACAGTACACATCGAGTAAGTAGGCTGAATGTGGCATATGTGCTAAAGGTTGGAAATCATGAGCTATGCAGTCGGTCCAGGCGATCTTGTTTTGTGCGTAAACGCGGCCCCGAACCATATGACGGGACAGCCGGTGCCGCTTGTTGCCGGGGAAACCTACCGGGTCTATGACGTCCTTGAGTTTATGTGCCCCTGCGGACGTTCCGATGCGCTTTTGGATGTCGGCGTCGATTTCGCCTGGTGCCAGTCCCGCTTCCGCCTTCTGCCCAAACCAAAAATCGAACAAAAGCCCCGCAAAGTCTCTGCGCCGAAAGAAACAGAAAAAGTGTGACTTGGCGCAGCACTTGTCTGGTGCCCGGTTTCGTGTCGTCGAGCGATTGCTTCGCGGTCTTGGCCGCTTGATCACCCGTGAATGGTGGCCCGGCGTTCGGTCAATGCAGTCTCGAAGTCACGTTTGGCGGAGGCAATGAGGCAGGGCAACAGAACAGCGTAATGATGTTGAATTCCGCGCTCCTGATCCGACCAGGTGATCTGCTCCAGACCTTCAGAATCGCGCAGATAGTCCATCCAATAGCGGCTAACGATCCAGAGCGATCGGGTCAGCACATGCAGATCAAGCGCCAGGTCACGTCGAAACAAGCCTTCTTTCTTGATCCGCTTGAGCAGGCTTTCCAGTTCCTGATAGTCCGCAACCTCTTCAGCATTGGGTTGGGAGGCGGTTGAGAGGTCCGCAAAGAGCACGCGGTCTCGGAGCAGGAACCGATTGTCCCAGGTAATCTCCATCCCGAACAGCAGATGCTCCACATAATCGTCCTGAATGGTGCCTGATGTGAGATTGGCCCGGCGGGTTTTTGTCCGCAGCCGGGCTTGCTCCTGCAGTCTTGTCGCCAGATCATTCTTGGTGGGGAAGTGATAGGTGAGGTTCCCCTGGGAAATACCCACAGCCAGCGCGATCTCCGTCAAGCTTGTTGAGGCATAGCCCTTTTCGTTGAAGATCCTGCGGGCGGCTTCAAGAATCCGGTCCGCGGTGGTTGAGCGCGATTTCATTTAGCAGCGATTCCCTGATGTCGAGCGAGGGTGTGTTGACAAAATAGGTTATACAACCTAAATATAGGTTATGGTACCTAATTATGCTTCAGATGGTCAGCAATAAGGCGGAGATATCAGATGGGGAACAAAACCAGGCATATCGTCATAGTCGGTGGCGGCACCGCAGGGTCTGTACTGGCGGCGCGGTTGAGCGAAGCATCAGATATTTCCGTGAACCTTCTCGAGGTTGGGCCCGATGATGACACGTACGGCGCGGACGTTCTTGAACCAGCGCGCGCCGCGGATGCATGGTCAGGCGCGACTCCGATTGCGGTCAACGTCATGGCGACTGAGTCCGGCGTGATCCCCATGCTGCAAGGACGCCTCATTGGCGGCACGTCGGCCGTCAATGGTCTGGCCACATTGCGAGGCCTGCCCGCAGACTATGATGGATGGGCAGCTGCGGGCCTTGAAGGCTGGGGCTGGAAGGATGTGGCCGATACATTCATTGCCGCAGAACGGGACATGGACTTTGGCGCGTCACCGCTCCATGGCGACGCGGGACCTCTGTCCGTCCGCCGCTGGCACCGCGATGAATTCAGCCATGCGCAGCGCACCTATTACGACGCCTTGATCGACAAGGGGGAGGCGGCGGTCGACGACGTGAATGATCCCTCCCAGCTTCCCGGAATTGGTGTGTTCCCGGTCACGGTCGACGATGAAGGCAAGCGCCTTACCACAAGTCGTGCGTATCTCACGCCCCAGGTGCGCGCCCGCGAAAATCTCACGATCCGCACAGGCGCCGAAGTCGCAACCATCGCGGTGACCAACGGACGCGCTTCTGGCGTCACTCTGACGTCAGGCGAGCAGGTTGAGGCAGATGAGGTCATTCTGGCGGCAGGCGCCATCTCATCGCCTGTACTGTTGCTGCGTTCGGGTATTGGCCCCGCCGATCACCTCTCCGAACACGGTATTGCGGTTCATGCAGATCTCCCAGTCGGGGCAACAATGAGTGATCACTTGGGGCCCGGCATTCCCTATCGCCATGACGGTCCCCGCGGCGGTGTCGGCGGGCCGGCACAGGTGGTCCTCGTCGGGGCCTCGAACGGAACGGATGTGGATTATCACGCATTCCCCGTTGCGCCTGCGCCAACTGACGATGCAACAGACTTCATGATGGCGGTCTTCCTCATGCGCTCCAGCGGACGCGGAAGCGTGCGACTGGGAGACACGGCGCGCGCAGATCCGATCATCACGGCACCACCGCTCCCTGATGACGCGCATGAGCGTCTTCGTCATGGGTTTGACCGGATTGCCGCCTGGGAGAGATCAAGCTATGCGCAGGAACTGGGCTGCCATCCCGTCGAGGCCCATGACCTCACAGCACCTGATGCCGTCAGCGAGGCTCTGGAGCGTCTCACCCTGAGCTACTACCACATGACCAGCACCTGTCCGATGGGTCCGGTGCTTGATGCGGATTGCCGCGTCCATGGAATTCAAGGCCTGCGCGTGGCGGATGCTTCCGTGATGCCCACCATCCCGACGGGCAATACCTATCTGGGCTGCGTCATGGTTGCCGAGCGCGTGGCCAGCAAGATGTTGGCCGAAGAACAAGGCCGCCATACCTAGGGTAAAGCCAACACCAACGGAAGGAACGCAAATATGCCAGCGAACATTGATGTCTTCTGGTCGTTTAGAAGCCCCTATTCCTATCTGATCACCCCGGACCTCCTGCGTCTGCGCGCGGACTTTGATGTGACCGTTTCGCTCAGGCCGGTACTGCCAATCGCCGTCCGTGACAAGGCGTCGGTTTTTGATGCGAGCGACAAAAAGCGCCCGCGCTACATCGTCATGGACTCGCTGCGTCGTGCGGAGCTTCTGGGTCTGCCAATGGTCTGGCCGAAGCCGGACCCGGTTGTTCAGGACAGGGAGACCTTCGAGGTGCCCGAAGACCAGCCTCTCATCTGGCGTCTTACCGGCCTCGGCGTGGAGGCGGAGCGACGGGGCAAGGGCATTGATTTTGCCTCTGCGGCAGCGGCCTTGATCTGGGGCGGAACCCGTGACTGGCACGAGGGTGATCACCTTGCACAGGCAGCCGCTCAGGTTGGTCTTGACCTGTCCGACATAGAAGCCGCTATCCAGGAAGAGGATGTAAGAGCGCAGGTCGAAGATCACCATGCGCAGCTGGAAGCCGCAGGACATTGGGGTGTGCCGACCATGGTGTTCGAGGGCGAGCCGTTTTTCGGCCAGGACCGGGTGGACACCTTGCGCTGGCGACTTGAGCAGAAGGGCGTACCGGCGCGTAACAAGTAGATCAAAAAAAACCTAAACAGATGGATCAACGAAGAGGATCAGGATATGGACCTGGAAATTCGAGGTAAGAAGGCAATCATGGCTGGCGGTAGCGCTGGCATGGGGCGGGCAACAGCAGAGCGGCTCGCGGAGGCTGGTGTCGATCTGGTCATCACAGCGCGCCGCGAAGAACGGCTGGTTGCTGCAGCAAAGGAAATCTCCGAAAAATATGGTACCAGCGTTACGCCAGTGGTTGCTGACTCGTCGAAAGAAGAAGGCCGTCAGGCGCTCTTCGCGGCCTGCCCGGACCCGGACATTCTGGCCATCACCATCAAGCCGCCAGCGCCAAATGGTGATTTCCTCAAGCTCAAGCCGGAGCACTGGCGAGACTCAATCGAGACCGCTCTCATCGGCCCCATTGAAATCATGCAGAACTATATCCCGGTGATGAAAGACAAAGGTTGGGGGCGCATCGTCAACATCGCGACTTTCTCTGCCAAGAATCCCATGTTGTGGCGCCTCATGTCCGGTCCCGCCCGCTCTGCATTGATCAATTACACGGCAAGCGTCTCCCGCGAGATCGCACAGCATGGCGTGGTGATCAACAACATCTTACCGGGCATGTTCCAGACCGAAGGCGCGTCGGAAATTCTCAATGATTATGCTGATGCGTTTGGTCTTGAGCCTGATCCGGATATTGTTCGTGCACACTTCTTTGAGAACAATAAGATCCCAGCCGGGTTCATCGCGGAGGCCGCTGACATGGCGCCTATGGCCGCGCTCCTGTGCAGCCCGCTCTCCCGCTTCATTGTGGGCCAGAACATCGTCATTGACGGTGGTCAGCACTACTCGCTCTTTTAGGAAGTGGGCGACCCGGTTGGCCGGTCACAGGTCGGCCATCCGGTGTTTCCTGCGCCGGGGACGCATCTACGGTGAGCCTCATCCTCGGTCAGCGCCCTGTAGCCATGGGCACAATAGCCAGTGGCAATTTTGAGAACAGGAGTCGATATGTCCAATTTGTTGATGCAAGAGGGCGAGTACATCATCTACGGAATGTTCTGTTCCTACTTTACTAAGAAGCTCGAGACCTATTTCCGCGTGAAGGGCATTCCCTACAAATTCGTGGAACTGGACAGCCCGGGCTTCGCACAGCATTCCCGCAATGTGGGTGTCATGCAGATCCCGCTGGTGCAGTGTCCTGATGGAACATGGATCAGCGACACCACACCTATCATTCAGCAGTTTGAATCAGAACTGTCTGAGACGCCGCTGCGTCCCAAGGATCCGCTCGCAGCGTTTTGCAGCTACTTTCTGGAGGACTGCTTCGACGAGTGGCTGTGGGCGCCGGCCCTCTATTATCGCTGGGCATTCCCCATGGATATGAACAGGCGAAGCGAGGAATTCACCTATACGATCGCTGCCAACGGCTTCAAGTTTCCCCGATTTATCCTTCGCCGCATCATTACGTTGCGTCAGAAGGTGTGCATCTGAAGGAAAACGGCATCACAAGTGCCGCCCATTCACGGCAGATCGAGGAGCTTTACATTGATCTGATGGACATGCTGCAGCCGATCTTCGAGAAGCGCCCCTTCCTGTTCGGGGAGCGACCCTGTGAAGCAGATTTCGGATTGCATGGCCCGACATTTCCTCACTTTGCAAATGACCCGACCTCGCAGGAGATCATGCAAGTACGCGCGCCCCATGTGTTTCGCTGGGTGGCACGGCTGTGGTCAACACGGCCGGACGAACTCAAGACCGCCGGTGAGATCACCTCAGTGCCAGACGATCTCAAACCTCTGATGCAGAAGTTTGCATCAGAATATCTACCGTACCTGGTGGCGAACCGAGAGGCGTACAAGGCTGATGCGCCGCGGACCCTGTACACACTCAATGGTCTGGAATGGGATGTCGTGACGGCACCTTACCGGGTCTATTGTCTGGCGCAGCTGCAGGAGCGGTATCAGGTTTTGACTGAAGAAGAGCGCAACAAATGCAGGGACCTTCTGGGCGACGGGGCCGTAGATATCCTGGCAGGCGAGATATTCTGCCCACCGGCCATGCAGAATATCACGGCCGCCGAGCCTGCAAAACTCGTGGAAGACGGTGTGCTATCTCGCCACTGGCAGTTAAAATCGCCGTTTGAGAAGTTCCTCGAGTCGTCGCGCGCTAAGAACCCGACAAAGCGGGGTCCAGAGACGAAGGAAGTCGGATCAGATTGGCTGCCAATCTACTTCAAACACCATCGTGCGAAGTGACCTCCTTACCTCAGATGTCATCACAGGAGTGCGGCTCATAGCCCGATTGTGCTAGACAGTGTCTGTTGCAAATCTCGGGGACACTCATGGCTATAGAACCGGCTGGACCGGCCTCATGCGATGGCAGGCAGGAAAAAAATGACTGAAACATCTGTGGCGGGTTTGCCGCTGATCATTGAAGCCTCTCTAAATGGTTCGACGAGCAAGAAGAAGAACCCGTCCGTCCCCTACAGCGATGACGAAATCGTGCGCGATGCTGTGGCCTGCATGGAGGCAGGCGCTGCATTGATCCACAATCACACCCAGGAGCCGATCATAGGCGGCACTGGTATTCTGGACGCGGAGCAATACGCCAGACCTTGGCGCGAACTCTTGAAGATACGCGGTGATGCGATCCTTACCCCCACAATGCCGGTGGGGCAGGAGGGCGTCTCCGTCGAGACCAGATACGCCCATGTAGAGCAGATGGCAAAAGAAGGGTTGCTGGCGCAGGGCCTATGCGACCCCGGGACGTTTAACGCGTCAGTGATGGGGGAGGATGGCCTTTTTGCCCCGAGCACCTACCTCTATCGCAACGACATGCATGATTCGCACTACTATGTGGAAACGTGCCGTCGCCTTAAGATCGGTCTTAGCATCTCCATTTTTGAACCCGGATTCTTGAAATTCATCCTGGCCTATGACCGGGCTGGAAAAATGCCTCAGGGAGGCATGCTGAAATTCTACTTCGGTGCCATGGACCTGTCCTTCGGGCTGCCGCCCTCAGCGGCCAGTCTTGAAGCTTACCTGGGCATGTTGGGCGGTTGCACAATGCCGTGGCTTGTTTCCAGTTTCGGAGATGATTGCGTGGGCTGCGGTCTTGCAGAAGAAGCTATCAAACGCGGTGGGCATGTGCAGGTTGGTCTGGAGCCCTATGTCGGGGACCGTCGCCCGACCAATGTTGAACTCGTCGAGGAAGTTGTCGCTATAGCCCAACGCTATAATCGTCCAGTCGCGACCCCAGAACAGGCCGCAAAAATCCTCAATCTCCCAACCCATCCTGTCGCCTATGCGCGTGCAAGTTGACCGTCATCTATAGGCGCGTTACCTCCGATTAGATTGTAGCGTACCGGTCAATCGACAATTTCGCTCCAAATGGGGCAGCGGCTTGGACGTCAGAAGATTAAAAACAGCCAGCGCGCGCCGCGCTTCGCTGGTCTCTATGCGTTCAGCTGTGTCTCTCCGAACTTCTTCATCGCGCGAATGACAGGCAGAACCGCCTTTGCCTTTTCTGTCGCTACATAATGGTGACGAACCGGCTTCTCCTGATAGGGAACTTTTCTGAGGAACCCCGTCTCCACCAGGCGCTTCAAACGATCGGCCAACAGGCTCGTCGGAATATTCTCTGGGCTTTGTTCAAACTCAGCGAAGGATTTGGCCTTAAACACAAGCGCGTCCCGCAATATGAGCAGCGTCCACTTGTCGCCGACAAGGTCAAGTGTCCGCGCTATGGGACAGGGAGAACGGTGGGATGGATGCATGTCTAACCTCTCTCCAGATTGCGCCAGGCGCCAAGCTTCAAGGACGCGGCGATCATTACGCCATAGATGAACATGGCGGCGGCAGCGCCAATGAAAATACCCTCAAGCCCCAAATCGAAAGAGAAGGCGAGCACCCAGCCGCCCCCGACGGCAAATATGAAACGCACGATAGTCGCGGCGATCGGCCACCGCATGGCGCCAGCCCCCTGGCTTGCAAAATAGAGTGACAGTCCCAGGCCCTGAAAAGCAAAGAAAGGGCCCACAAATAGGATGTAAATACGGGAGGCCTCAAACGTCTCCGGGTCACTGGTAAAAGCAGATATCCAGACTTCCGGGAAGAGCGCCAGCAGCAACCCGACAATACCCGCAAGGCCAGCGGCGAAAAGGCCGCCGGTCCAGCCAATATGTTCGGCCCGCTCGACATTCCCCGCGCCAATGCTCAGGCCTACCAGCGACGTCATGGCGGCACCAATGCCAAACACCAGCGGAATGAGCAGAAATTCAATTCGGGAACCGATGCCATAACCGGCGAGCGCCGCTTCGCCATAGGTCGCGACCATGGCGGTTAGAAACAGAATGCCAAAGATTGTCAGAAGCGGTGACAGGGAGGCAGGCAGCGCCACTTTAAAGATGTCTTGAAAGAGCGGTTTGGAAAAGGCAATGAATTGGCGATCCAACTTGATGACGTGGCTCGGGCGGCTCAGCACAAAAAGCATGACCGCGCTGACCAGAAATCCGGTTGCAACCGTAGAGATCGCGGCCCCCACAATGCCCAACTGCGGCGCGCCGAACAGGCCAAGCACCAACACGCCCGAGAGCGGTACCTGGATGAAAGCGCTGATGACCATCAATAAAGCGGGGAGCTTCATATCTCCCATGCCACGAAAGACCGCGCCGACCACACCGATCATCCAGACAAACAGGCCACCTACAAACAGGACCAGACAATAGGATGCCGCCTGATCCAATATCTCACCGGTGCCCCCAAGAAACGCGAGCAGCGTGCGGCCAAACAACAAATACACCAGAAGAAAAAGAGCACTGCCCATCGCCGCGATGGCAAGTGCATGCCAGATCAGTTTGTGGGCCCGGTCGCGATCCCCTGCGCCCAAAGCGCGGGCAATAGATGATGCAACCGCTCCGCCAAGCGCCCCACCGGACATGGCCTGCATGAGCATAAGCAGGGGAAAAGCCAGAGCAATGCTTGCCAGCGCACTTGTTCCCAATTGTCCAATAAACCAGACCTCGATCAGACTGACACTTGATTGGATCACAAAAGCCAGCGAGTTGGGCGTTGCCATCCTGACGAGAAGGGGAGCTGGCGCAGAGGTCAGCAAGTGTCGGGTACGCTCATCCATTCGGTCGGGTACTTTCTTGTTCTTATTAAGTGACTTTGGATATTGAAGTAGTGGCTTTTAATATCAAAGTTACTAAGGAAGTCGAAGGAATATCACGCGGGTGCGGTACTCTTTTCTCACAATAGTGTAGAGATAAGGGTCTAAGCTATCGAAGCGGGTGATCTTGCGCGCGGGTTTCGCAGAAAAGGATGCCCGCGTGGCAGATAAGACATTTGACTACAT is a window from the Rhodobiaceae bacterium genome containing:
- the kce gene encoding 3-keto-5-aminohexanoate cleavage enzyme codes for the protein MTETSVAGLPLIIEASLNGSTSKKKNPSVPYSDDEIVRDAVACMEAGAALIHNHTQEPIIGGTGILDAEQYARPWRELLKIRGDAILTPTMPVGQEGVSVETRYAHVEQMAKEGLLAQGLCDPGTFNASVMGEDGLFAPSTYLYRNDMHDSHYYVETCRRLKIGLSISIFEPGFLKFILAYDRAGKMPQGGMLKFYFGAMDLSFGLPPSAASLEAYLGMLGGCTMPWLVSSFGDDCVGCGLAEEAIKRGGHVQVGLEPYVGDRRPTNVELVEEVVAIAQRYNRPVATPEQAAKILNLPTHPVAYARAS
- a CDS encoding putative HTH-type transcriptional regulator produces the protein MHPSHRSPCPIARTLDLVGDKWTLLILRDALVFKAKSFAEFEQSPENIPTSLLADRLKRLVETGFLRKVPYQEKPVRHHYVATEKAKAVLPVIRAMKKFGETQLNA
- the yeeO gene encoding putative FMN/FAD exporter YeeO is translated as MDERTRHLLTSAPAPLLVRMATPNSLAFVIQSSVSLIEVWFIGQLGTSALASIALAFPLLMLMQAMSGGALGGAVASSIARALGAGDRDRAHKLIWHALAIAAMGSALFLLVYLLFGRTLLAFLGGTGEILDQAASYCLVLFVGGLFVWMIGVVGAVFRGMGDMKLPALLMVISAFIQVPLSGVLVLGLFGAPQLGIVGAAISTVATGFLVSAVMLFVLSRPSHVIKLDRQFIAFSKPLFQDIFKVALPASLSPLLTIFGILFLTAMVATYGEAALAGYGIGSRIEFLLIPLVFGIGAAMTSLVGLSIGAGNVERAEHIGWTGGLFAAGLAGIVGLLLALFPEVWISAFTSDPETFEASRIYILFVGPFFAFQGLGLSLYFASQGAGAMRWPIAATIVRFIFAVGGGWVLAFSFDLGLEGIFIGAAAAMFIYGVMIAASLKLGAWRNLERG